One genomic segment of Bombina bombina isolate aBomBom1 chromosome 4, aBomBom1.pri, whole genome shotgun sequence includes these proteins:
- the KLF11 gene encoding Krueppel-like factor 11, producing MLNLATTDRQHSTTLDFMDICESILERKRHDSERSTCSTLEQNDFEAVEALVCMSSWGQMSQKPEALKMRPLTPASDSSDFTMQCESAPTLSKDFHSLSTLCMTPPHSPDFVEPCTTLPPDSHVTYSKTVTVMSNSSGCSVTSSNPSKPLVLSVHRQPSQGPETSPPCRAMATSVIRHTADSSAFNYIPAASVKTKVPAEDRTSRASKKDQHSVPSKDIQASDATRSEPLALHLSQPTNACPNRNTSCQLNAQALPPPKCECEDSSDCNPSATVPAPSPPVICQMIPVSAQPGVISTFIKPPAQAVSHTVKPILPQNAPVPQQVLMGTSMSQGAVMFVFPQASVTQPSPHCPQTLMTVGNTKLLPLAPAPVFIASGQSSPPQMDFSRQRKYVCNFSGCRKTYLKSSHLKAHLRTHTGEKPFSCRWEGCDKKFARSDELSRHRRTHTGEKKFACSVCDRRFMRSDHLTKHARRHSANKKIPAWQAEVGKLNKIATSDVSQNTGPSLGMLFSIPPAV from the exons TTAGACTTTATGGATATCTGTGAATCCATACTGGAAAGAAAGAGACATGACAGCGAGCGATCTACCTGTAGCACCTTGGAACAGAACGACTTTGAAGCTGTAGAAGCTCTGGTCTGCATGAGCTCATGGGGACAAATGTCACAGAAGCCAGAAGCCCTCAAGATGAGACCGCTCACTCCTGCGTCTGACTCCTCTGATTTTACCATGCAGTGTGAGTCTGCCCCAACGCTGTCAAAGGACTTTCACTCACTTTCTACACTG tgcATGACTCCACCACACAGTCCAGATTTTGTTGAGCCCTGCACAACGCTCCCGCCTGACTCCCATGTCACGTATTCCAAGACAGTTACTGTCATGTCGAATAGCTCAGGATGTTCAGTCACTTCATCAAATCCATCCAAACCATTGGTTTTAAGCGTCCACAGGCAGCCTTCTCAGGGTCCAGAAACATCTCCACCATGCAGGGCGATGGCCACTAGTGTGATACGTCACACTGCTGACAGCTCTGCGTTTAACTACATTCCTGCAGCTTCAGTGAAAACAAAGGTACCAGCAGAAGACAGAACCTCCCGAGCAAGCAAAAAAGACCAACATTCCGTACCTTCCAAGGACATACAGGCCTCTGATGCCACAAGGAGTGAACCTCTAGCACTGCACCTTTCCCAGCCCACAAATGCATGTCCTAACAGAAACACAAGCTGCCAGCTTAATGCCCAGGCACTTCCACCACCAAAATGTGAATGTGAAGACTCTAGTGACTGTAACCCATCAGCTACTGTTCCTGCACCCAGCCCCCCTGTCATTTGCCAGATGATTCCAGTTAGTGCACAACCTGGTGTTATTTCTACTTTTATTAAGCCACCTGCACAGGCTGTATCCCATACAGTAAAGCCGATCCTGCCCCAGAATGCACCAGTTCCCCAACAAGTGCTTATGGGGACTTCTATGTCTCAGGGAGCTGTGATGTTTGTCTTCCCTCAAGCATCTGTCACTCAGCCATCTCCACATTGTCCACAAACACTTATGACTGTAGGGAACACAAAGCTATTACCCCTAGCACCTGCCCCAGTGTTTATTGCTTCAGGCCAAAGTAGCCCACCACAGATGGACTTTTCCAGGCAGCGTAAATATGTCTGTAACTTTTCTGGTTGCAGGAAGACATACTTGAAAAGTTCTCACCTCAAAGCACATCTCCGCACACATACAG GTGAGAAACCTTTCAGCTGTAGGTGGGAAGGCTGTGATAAAAAGTTTGCACGCTCAGATGAACTTTCAAGGCACCGAAGAACTCACACAGGCGAGAAAAAATTTGCTTGCTCTGTATGTGACCGCAGATTCATGCGCAGTGACCACTTGACCAAGCACGCTCGACGACACTCAGCCAATAAGAAAATACCTGCATGGCAGGCAGAAGTTGGAAAGTTGAACAAAATTGCAACATCAGATGTATCACAGAACACTGGGCCTTCCTTAGGCATGCTCTTTTCAATACCTCCTGCTGTTTAA